The Sporosarcina sp. 6E9 genome segment TTACTTTAAAGAGACATTGTGGATTTCCGTTGCGGGTGGACAGACATTTTCCAGGAAATTATGCTAGTTGTCTACGGGTGAATAGTAGTCCCGACTTGCAAGCTGCTTGATTAGTATTTTTCAAATCTAAACTACTTTATTATTATTAATCCGAAAGAAGGCGATGGTACGTGATTCTGTTTCCTGCAATTGATATAAGAAATGGCAAGTGTGTTCGACTGATACAAGGTGATTATGATCAAGAAATTATATACGGTGATTCGCCGACTGACATGGCATTGCTATGGGAAAAACAAGGGGCGGAATACATACATATCGTTGACCTTGATGGTGCAAAAACGGGCGATTCCTCAAATCGTCTTGCAATACAAGCGATAGCAAAAGCAGTTTCAATTCCTATTCAAGTGGGTGGCGGAATTCGCTCCATGGAGATTATTGATGAACATATTGAGAATGGTGTCAGTAGAATTATAATTGGGACGGCTGCCATCACAAATCGCCCTTTTTTGGAAGAAGCAGTTGGAAAATATGGCGACAAAATCGCTGTTTCAATCGATGCGCGTAACGGAATGGTCGCTACAGATGGTTGGACTGAAACGAGCAATACACTAGCCACTGACTTAATAAAAGAGTTAGCAGAAATCGGTGTAAAAACAGTCGTTTACACAGATATTTTAAAAGATGGCATGATGCAAGGACCAAATTTTCAGGAATTAAAAGAAATAAATGATGCATCCTCAATCGATATTATCGCTTCAGGTGGTGTTACCACTCAAAATGATTTTGAACTGTTAAAAGAAATGAATCTTTACGGAGCTATAATGGGAAAAGCACTTTATGAAGGCACTGTAACGTTAGACGAGCTTCTGGGAGGAGACAAGAATGGCGAGTAAACGTATTATTCCATGTTTAGATGTTGATAAAGGTAAAGTCGTAAAAGGACGGAAGTTTGAAAACATTCAAGAAGTCGCTGATCCAATTGATTTGGCAAGAAAATATGTGGCAGACGGTGCAGATGAACTTGTTTTTTATGATATTACAGCATCAACGGATAATCGGCCTTTATTTTTAGATACGATTGCGACTATCGCGAAAGAAGTTCCCATTCCATTTATCGTCGGCGGCGGTATTCGAACGCTTGAAGATATACAACACTTATTGGACGTTGGAACGGATAAAGTATCGATTAATAGTTCTGCACTAGATAATCCTCAATTTATAAAAGATGCTGCTAACAAGTTTGGCTCTGAACGCGTTATCTTATCGATGGATGTGAAAAAGGTCGGACCTTCGAAATGGTCCGTCTTTAGTAAAGGCGGACGGGTAGATACAGGCCTAGATGCTATTGAGTGGGCCGTTCAAGGTGAAGAGTTAGGTGCAGGTGAACTAGTTATTAACAGTATCGACGGAGACGGCGAGAAGGAAGGCTATGACCTAGAACTGAATCGAACCATCGCTCAAGCGGTAAAGATTCCCATTATAGCAAGTGGCGGAGCAGGGAAGATGGAAGACTTTGAGAAAGTCTTAACAGAAGGAAAATCCGATGCGGCGTTGGCAGCCTCTGTTTTTCACTATAATGAAATCAATATCCGAACACTAAAAGACTTTTTGAAAACTAATGAGTTAGGACTGATGGACAATGACGATAGAAATTGAATCTGTTTCATTCGATGAAAAAGGGCTCATTCCCACCATCGTACAAGATAGCCAAACCGGAAAGGTCTTAATGCTCGCCTATATGAATGAAGAAGCGTTAACGAAAACGATTGAAACAAAAGAAACGTGGTTCTTTAGTCGATCACGCCAAGAATTATGGCATAAAGGCGCAACTTCTGGTAACCGTCAAATTGTGAAGCAGCTTTCATTTGATTGCGATAGCGACGCCGTACTTGTTCAAGTCGAGCCGTTGGGGCCTGCTTGTCACACTGGCAAGAAATCTTGTTTTTATAACACGAGTTTGGAGGTTGAACTATCAAACCGTGAAATCGTACACGAAGTCATCGCCGAAATTAAAAATCGCCGAGCGAATCCGATAGAAGAATCATACACATCCTATCTTTTCCGAGAAGGTATCGATAAAGTGCTCAAAAAAGTCGGCGAAGAATCAAGCGAGGTAATTATCGGTGCCAAAAATGAAGATAAAGCCGAGTTAACAAGTGAACTTGCTGACTTACTTTACCATTCGCTAGTGTTGATGGAGATTTCAGATGTTAGCCTATCCGATATTAAAGAAGAATTATTGAAAAGAAGAGCTCAATCATAATGCTAGCCACTTACAGTTAAAATGCTGTAAGTGGTTTATTTGTTTTATCGGCATATCATATAGTTGATAGGATATATGGTACAGTCTGAATTAAACAGGGGTGGTGAAAAAATGGAAAAGGTTTACGAGACAAGACATGTATATATGGCAATTGCGATTGTCGTCCTGCTGATATCTCCTATACTCCTCTTGATAATACCATCGAATGTCGCAGACACCTTGTACTTTTCCCCTGACAATTGGGGTGTCATTGTACCGGGGAAGGGCTATGTCGCCTATATTATAGCTTTTTTATTTTTACTGTTAGCCCCGGCAACTCTTTTCTTTTTAGATATAAAAAGGATTTCAATTATTTTTAGCCTAATTTTTTTACTCACAAGTGGGGTTTTCTTTTATTATGCATCGTTAACCTATACAGCTTTATCAAATGATTCAATCTCATTCAGAACCCTTTTTTCCCAGGAGCAGCACATCTATCTTTGGGAAGAAATAGACAAAGCTTTTTACTATGATCGTCTACCTGGCGACGGATTTCCAGAATTTGTATTCATTTTTATTGATGGTAATCGTTTGAGATTAACCGAAAATGGCCATGTGAAAGAGCTAAGTGGCGGTATCCGGAGTATGGCGAATGTTGAATATATAGGTGTGGACTAAGATGCATCATGTATACTGAATCTAGTAATGGTTTTAGGCTAGAGGAGGTTATGGACATGGGGTCAAAATATCTAGATATTGGGCTAGCTTTGTTTATGGGGTATTTTGCATATAATCGCTATGAGAATGGACAATATGGATTTGCAATCTTGTTTGCGATTTTAGCTTTATTCAATTTGGTTATGGCAGTAATAAAACAAAAAAATAAGGCTTCATCATAAGCAAAATCTCAGGCGAAAAAACGACTACAACCGTTTCCTTGCCTGAGATTTTTAGTTAGCGTTCTTTTTTTTATTCAGTAAAATGACAATAAATTGGACAATCAATGAAAGACCAAGTCCAAATGAAGTAATGATAAACAGCGATAGGACGCCAATTAAATCACCTTGTCCATTGGCATTCATAATGAAGTTCCGAAACATTTCAATAAAAGCAATCAATAGAAATGAACTGAACATGTAAAAGGCGATTCTTAATTTGTAAAATAATATTGAAGCCATAATGATTCCGATAATTAAGCCGAAAACAGAAAAAGCAACAAAATTTAATATTTCAATTGGTTGACCCAATACGTTTCGAATTCCGACGATTAAAAGAACAAAAGTCGACAAGCCAGCAACTACACCGATTTTACCGAAGTTATTTTCCACGATTCACACCCACCTTCTAGTCTATGATACCGAATTATTGAAGACATTTGTACAATAATGTATGAAAAGCTCGTTAAAATGGCAAAACCCCCACTCGTTTAGGAGTGGGGGTAGTTATTTGTTGAAATTTAGTCTTTTTTGGCAATAACAACAAGTTTTCCATGATCCAATTCTTTTTCAGCATCGTCGGCTTCTTCAGCAGTTAACCCTGCTGCTTCCATTTTAGAACGCAATTCATCGCCTCGAGAGGAAACTAAGTTTTTCATGCTATCCAGAAAACCTTGCTCCTTCATGCCAACTTCTTCGGTATCTAATGCATCGGAGATATTTTCTTCTCTTTCCTTATAATGCGCAAAGATATAAATGTCATCTCGAGAATAGCCTTGCATCTCCAATTTCTCGACTTCTTCTTTTGCTTGTACTGCATTTTCTACGATTGTTTTCATAGTTTATATTCCCTCCAAATTTATTTCTTACTTCTTGTATACCTACATTTCCTTAGCTCTAAACAAAACTTGTAAAAATTAATCGATAAATGAATCGGATTTCCTATATTCGTGCAGTCGTCTCCTTAGTGTGTAGGATAAAAAATTATGACAGCATAATTAATAGAAGAATCCCATTGTTAAAGGAAAGTTTAACTTTAATCGCTCGCCGCTAATCAGATTATATGGAAAAGTCGTTGTATTTAAAAAGTTTAATAGTATAATCTATAATAAGCTACTACCTTTCGGTGGGCACTAACAGTTGATTAGCATTATCTCCCAGAGTACAAGCTTACTAGGGTTGTAGGAAATATAATACGAGGGGGAATTTAGTTGAAACAGACGAAAATGCGTGCTTTATTATTTCTAGTCATTGGTTTACTTGTTATACTTTCAGCTTGTAGTGGCGGAGAAAAGAAAAATATTGCGATTGGGCCACCAGCGAGTGAAACGAATAACGTATCGAAACTAATCTTAAAAGCTTATGGAATTGAAGATGCCGACTACAATAAATTCCAAGAAGGATTTGGGGATGCGGCGGACGGTGTTCAAGATGGAAATATTGATGTTTCCATTGGGATTCTAGGATTGCCAGCAGGTAGTATCGAAAGTTTGCAAGCTTCTTCGAAAGATGTGAAAATGCTAAGTCTTTCTGATGAAGCAATAAAATATATTGAGGAAAACTCAGGGTATAGAAGATTGACGATTCCAAAGGATACGTATGATTTCTTGACTGAAGATGTTGAAACTGTAACCGCTTACGCAGTTTTAATGGGGAACACAGATACGATTGATGATGAGCTCGGATATCAGATGGCAAAAATTATGGTTGAAAATGCAAGTGAAAACACACATGATCAAGCAAAACAAATGACGCTTGAAAATGCACTTCGCGGTGCTGAAGGCTTATTAATCCATCCAGGCGCTAAAAGATATTATGAAGAACAAGGACTAACTGTCGACAACGAAGTAGCGGAACTTACTGCAAAAGAAGGCGACCGGAAATCTGAATTTATTCTAGGGACAGGAAGCCAGGGCGGAACGTATTATCCGTTAGGCGGCGAAATGGCTAGCATTTGGAATAAACATATCGATGGCGTTAATGTAACGAATACAGAAACAGGTGCTTCAGTAGAAAACTTGGCAAGTATTCGTGATGGTCATATGGACTTAGGAATGGCAGTTCACGTACCTGCTGGTCAAGCATTGAACGGCGAAGCGGATTTCAAGGACAATGAAGTGAAAAATGCAGCATTCATTGGACATATTTATCCGGAGGTCATTCAAATTGTGACAAGAGAAAAAACTAAAATTACAAGCTTTGATGATTTGAAGTAATTGCATCGATCAACATCTGAAATGAGAGGGGATACGCGACATGAAAAATGTTCAAGAAGTCGATGCACAAGCAATCCTTGAAAAGTATGATAAGGAAAATCAATTTCGTACTCAAATTGGAAAATGGGCGTGGGTCGTAACATTTCTCGGCGTCGCGTTGACAATCTTTCATTTATACACTGGATATGCAGGAACACTTCCAACGCAAAAACAAGGTGCGATTCATTTAGGTACGGCATTGGGAATTATCTTTCTCCTATATCCAGCAAAAAAAGCCTGGATGAACACACAGAAAACCGTTCCTTGGTATGATTTAATCCTGGCCTTTAGCGCGATGTATGTAGCGTATCATAAAATAATTTTCTTTGATTCTATTTTACAAAGTAGAATCTCAGGATACAGCATGCCCGATGTCATTATCTCAATCCTAGGTGTTCTTCTCGTTCTTGAAGCAACGAGAAGGACCGTCGGGTTACCGATAGTTATCGTAGCAAGCGTAGCCATTTTATACGCTCTCTATGGAAGGTTGATACCCACACAAATTTTATCGCATCCTGGATTTTCTATTGAACGTCTTGCACCAAATCTTTGGTTCCAAGAAAGTGGTGTTTTTGGGACACCCATTCAAATATCGGCAAAGTTTATTTACCTCTTTTTATTTTTCGGCGTTATTTTAGTTCACACCCCGATTGGTAAATTCTTTAATGATATCGCTTTTGCATTAACCGGTCGTTATACCGGTGGAACAGCTAAAGCTGCGGTTGTTGCGAGTGCACTACAAGGAACTGTTTCCGGAAGTTCAGTCGGCAACACAGTTGCATCTGGATCATTTACAATCCCAATGATGAAAAAAGCTGGTTTCACGCCGGAATTCGCGGGTGCTACCGAAGCTTCTGCATCTACGGGCGGACAAATAATGCCGCCGATGATGGGGGCCGCGGCTTTTATCATGATGGAATATTTAGGTGTTTCCTATGCAACAATTATGCTGGCAGCACTTGTTCCTGCCATCCTTTATTTCACGGGTATATTTATCGGGACTCATTTTGAAGCAAAAAGATTAAAAATCTATGGCATGCCAAAAGATAAATTACCGATATTTAAAGATTTGATGATTAAAAACGGCTTTATGCTTATTCCGTTATTCGTAATCATCGGTACAGTAATGATCGGATATACGCCACAACGTGCGGCATTATTCGGGATTTTGTCAGCATTTCTTGTAGCTTATGTACGGAAAGAGTCACGAATGAATATACGAGAAATTGTAAATGTATTAGAACAAGGTGCGAGAGTAGCCCTTCCAGTAATTGCAGCTGTTGCAACTGCGGGAGTTATTGCAGGGGTTGTAAGTATTACTGGGTTAGGTTCGAAATTTGCAGCTGGAGTTATTGCATTATCTAGCGGACATCTTCTTCTAGCGCTGTTCTTCACGATGATTGCATGTATTGTTCTTGGAATGGGTCTGCCAACGACAGCAAATTATGTAGTAACGGCAACGATTGCAGCCCCCGTGCTTATCAATGAGTTTGCGGTTGTGCCTTTATCTGCGCATATGTTTGTTTTCTATTTTGGAATCGTTGCGGACATCACGCCGCCTGTTTGTTTAGCCGCGTATGCGGGAGCTGGGATAGCGAAAGGTAATCCATTTAAAACTGGGGTTACAGCTGTGAAATTAGCGATTGCGGCATTCATTATCCCGTATGTGTTTATCTACAATCCAATTCTGGTGCTGGTGGATGCGACGCCGCTTAAATTATTGCTAGCAGTATCGACCGCTATTTTAGGAATGATAGGCGTGAGTAGTGCTGTTATTGGCTACTTTGCAAGAAATTCAAGGATATGGGAACGAGTTGTTTTATTTAGCGGGGGTCTTATGTTGATAGTTCCTGAATTGAAAACTAGTGCAATTGGATTCGTTTTACTAGCTGCAATTTGGTTTATCCAATCAAAAAGACCAGATGAAGCTAAAGAGCAATTAGAATCGAGTGCCATTACAGTTTAAACTGAAAAGCTAATCCGTGCTGGGTTAGCTTTTTTTTCTTCGAAAATAATGATAGGAGGTTAATTATATGGATCAAAGCGGAGTGTTATCGGGAAGGGAAGCATATATCGAGAAAACGCCTCAATCACTTGAATTTTCAAAGTCCGCTAAAAAAATTATGCCAGGTGGTGTTACCGCGAATATAAAGTTTTTCGAACCGTATCCGACAATTATGGCAAAAGGATCCGGTGCTTATCTGACCGATATCGACGGTAATGAATATGTAGATTATCTACTTTCCTATGGTGCTTTGATGACTGGCCACGGACATCCGAAAATTTTGAAAGCGATCCAGGAACAAATTACGAATGATGGAACTTTATTGTTCGGTACACCACATCATTTGGAAGTGAAAATGGGGCAGAAAATCCAACAGTTATATCCGGGTATGGAAAAATTACGATACACGAACTCTGGAACTGAAGCTACTTTGCTTTCGATTCGTCTTGCTTATGCATACACTGGTAAATATAAAATAGCAAAATTTGAAGGGCATTATCATGGCGGATTCGATCAAGTATTATTAAGTATTAATCCATCCGTAAATGCAGCGGGACCCGCGAGCAATCCGATAGCAATATCCGAGTCGAAAGGTGTAGATCCTCATCATTTTGAAAATACCATAATTTTGCCTTTTAACGATTTTGAAGCGACTAAGGAAATATTAATGATTGAAAAAGATGAAGTTGCAGCGGTAATTATAGAACCAATTCAAGGCGGTTTCATACCAGCGGAAAAGCGTTTTATGGATGAGTTGCGGAACTTAACAACTGAGTTAGGTATTCTACTAATTTTTGACGAAGTTAAAACGGGTTTCCGCGTTAGTCTAGGAGGGGCCCAGGAACTGTACGAAATTAAACCGGATATCACGACATTGGGAAAAGTGGTTGGTGGCGGTTTTCCATTCGGTATTGTTGGTGGCAAGAAGGAAATCATGGATATTAGCACACCTTCCGCAGCATCGGATGTTTTTGATAATAGTCAGAGTAAAGCCTCAAGCGCTCAAGATGTCTTATTTCATAGCGGAACGTATAATGGCCATCCAACGATACTAGCTGCAGGCATAGCAACCATTGAACTATTGGAAAATGAAATTCAGCATGTTTTTGATATGACAGATAAATTAAAAACAGGAATCAATCAATTATTCTCTACAAAAGGAATTGAATCGCAAACGATTGGTTTGGGATCTATATTCAATTTAGTACTAACAGATAGGAAACAAATTCGAAATTATCGTGATTTACAACAGTCCAATTTTAAATTGCGGAAAGAAATCGATTATCACTTGTTATCACTAGGTGTATACACAAAACCACTTAATCGTTATAGTTTATCGACTGCGCATGGTGAAAAAGAAATTGACCGCACACTAGATGCATATGAAAAGACATTGAATCGATTGTTTTAGATGCTAACGGATTATTTACGGCGTGATTGTAACGGGCCGTGAATAATCCGTTTTATTTATCTGGATACATCTAAAAATGACATTAGGTAAAAAAACTTGTTCCATTTTCAGTAATAAAGTAGTATAATGAATGGATTGTATTTTTTGAAATGAGGCAAAGAAATGAAAAAATCAATTTATGGTTTAACCCCTGAGCAGTTATCCGATTGGTTAATCGCACACGGTCAAAAAAGATTTCGTGCTGAACAAATATGGGACTGGCTCTATAAAAAACGTGTAACTAATTTTAGCGATATGAAAAACATAAATAAAGAATGCATCGAACAATTAGAAGAACAGTTCGTTATACAAACATTGGAACAGACGGTCAAACAGGAGTCTGCCGACGGAACGATTAAGTTTTTATTTAGAATGCAAGATGGTAATTTAATCGAAACGGTTTTGATGAAATTTCCATATGGTTATTCAGTTTGTGTTACAACCCAAGTTGGTTGTAATATCGGGTGCAGTTTTTGTGCGAGTGGGCTGCTTAAAAAGAGCCGCGATTTAGTTGGCGGTGAAATTGTTGAGCAAATTATGAAGGTTCAGCAACACCTTGACGCGAAAGAGTTAAATGAACGTGTCAGTCATATCGTCGTTATGGGCATTGGCGAACCGTTCGATAATTACACGAACTTGATGGATTTCTTGCGCGTTGTTAATGCGCAAAAAGGTCTTGGAATCGGAGCTCGTCATATTACCGTTTCAACAAGTGGACTGGCACATAAAATTAGGGACTTTGCGGATGAAAATCTACAAGTAAATTTGGCTGTTTCATTACATGCACCAAATGATGAGCTTCGTACAAGTATCATGAAAATTAATCGGGCATTCCCGATTGATAAACTTATGGCATCGATTGATTATTACTTGGAAACGACAAATCGTCGCATAACATTCGAATATATTTTATTGAATGATGTTAATGATCATGTTGAAGAAGCGAAACAACTTGCCAGATTGCTTGCGAATAAGCGTCATTTGTCCTATGTGAACTTGATTCCTTATAATCCTGTTGACGAACATGGACAATATAGTCGAAGTACGCCGGAAGCGATTAAATCATTCTATGAAACATTAAAAAATGCAGGAATCAATTGCGGTGTCCGTCACGAGCAAGGAACCGATATCGATGCGGCCTGCGGACAATTAAGAAGTAAACAAATTAAGAAGACAAAAGCTATATAAATCATCGACCGATGCATCAAGTTTAAGCAAAACTTGTTGCATCGTTTTTTTTATTTTAATTATTTTGGAACAATAGTTGTGGGACTAAATCTAATACTTTGTTATCATATAAAGAGAAGGCTAAAGGGGGCAAAGTTTATGAAGAAACGTGTAATTATTTTCCTGACATTCATTTTACTTTTATCGGCATGCACGAAAAAAGAAAAAGAAGTTACGCCGATGGATAGATTAGGCGAGTATGTCGATTTATGGAGTAAAGCTGAATTTACTAAAATGTACGATGAATTTATTGAAGAACGTTCAAAAGAAGCTTTTGGCAGGGAGCAGTTCATTGACCGGACTGAATTACTATATAAGGATTTGGGGATTAAAGACGTCGTCATCGAATTTGATAAGCCAGATGTCGTAGACGAAGATGAAATTTATAATAAAGAAGAAAATTATACGTACCCTGTTCAGATTAAAATGGAAACAATCGCTGGTCCCATTGAATTTGAAAAGGATGTCGTATTAAAAAGTGAAGTGCGTGAAGAAAAAGATAACTGGTACATAGAATGGGATCCATCATTCATATTGCCTGACTTAATGAAACAGGATAAGGTAGGTGTTTCGACAATACATGCAAATCGTGGAGAGATTTTCGATCGAAATGATAAGGCAATCGCAGTAAATGGCTCAGGTATTGAAGTTGGAGTAGTTCCTGGACAATTTGATGTAGATGCGGATACGAAAAAATTAGCAAGTATTCTAGGAACAACACCAGAATTTATCGATAAACAATTGAACCAAAGTTGGGTTAAACCGGATCTATTCGTTCCGATAAAGAATTTAGCTTTCACACAAGAAGCAATTTTCGATGAAGCAAAACAAATAACCGGTGTAGGATCAAAAAAAGCGGACCTTAGAGAGTATCCATATAGTCATGCACTTTCTCATTTAATCGGCTATATTGGTCGGATTAATGCGGATGAATTAGAAAAGCTTGCGGAGGACGGTTATGTGGATACAGACCTTGTCGGTAAGCGCGGATTAGAACAACTGCTCGAGAAACGACTTCGGGGGGAAGACGGTGTTCGAATTTATATTAAAAAAACGGATCATGATGCTGAAATTACAATTGCCGAAAAGTCTGCAGTAGACGGAGAAAATATTAAATTAACTATCGATGCTGATCTACAAAAGGCTACGTTTGAAGCAATGAATCATGAACCGGGAACTGCTACAGTTATTGATCCGAAAACAGGTGAAACGCTCGTTTTAGCAAGTTCACCAGCATTCGACCCCAATGAATTTGCTATCGGGGTTAGTGGTTCGCGCTATAATGAATTGACTGAGAATCCTGATGAGCCTCTCTTAAATAGATTTGCGGCATCGTATGCACCGGGTTCAGCGATTAAACCAGTAACAGCAGCAATTGGTTTAACTGCAGGAACGCTGAACCCTAAGAAAGGTCATACAATAAACGATAATAAATGGCAAAAGGATAGTTCATGGGGAAATTTCAAAGTATCACGATTATATAGCCCTCCAAATCCAGTTGATTTACAAAAAGCGCTCGTTTACTCGGATAATATCTATTTTGCGATGGAAGCATTGGCTTTGGGAAGGGACAAATTTGTTGAAGGGTTCACTAAGTTTGGTTTTGAAGAGGAAATTCCTTTTAGTTATCCACTTCGAAAGTCGCAAATCTCAAATGATGGTAAGATTGCATCAGAAGGACAACTTGCAGATACATCATTTGGACAAGGTCAAATGTTAATGAATATCGTTCATTTGGCTTCAAGTTATGGACCGATTATTAATGATGGAAAAATGGTTAAACCGATATTATTTGAAGATGAACAAAAAGGTCAAGTGTGGAAAGAGGGGCTCATTTCTCCTGAAAATGCGGCAATTCTCCGGAAAGATTTACGGGAAGTCGTCGTTAGCGGTTCTGCGAAAGATGCAAATATCCCAGCGATTAAAATTTCAGGGAAGACAGGAACGGCAGAACTAAAATCATCACAAAGCGAATCAGGGAAAGAAAATGGTTTCTTTGTCGCTTATCCCACAGAGGACATGTCATACATTATAGCAATGATGATTGAAGGTGTAGAAGATCAGGGTGGCAGTAATCATGTTGTAAAAAAAGTTGCCAATGTGATGTCAAAATAAAAAAACATTCAAGTAGCAAATTCCATTGTGATGATGGAGATTTGCTACTTTTTTGAGTTCCATGTGTAAAAGCAGATCAATTCGGGAACAAATAATAAGGAGGAGGTCGATAAAATGAGGAAAATATTTCTTTTTATCGCAGTGTTAGCACTTTCTTTAGTTGTTGTAGCTTGTGGAACGAACAAGAACGATAATAATCAAACACAAGACAAACAAACAGTTGAAGACAATAATAATGATGCAACAAGCGGAACTGAAGGAACAAATGGCACGGACACAAATACTGGAGCAAACACAAATAAACAAACAAATGCAGATAATTCAGAAGGCCTTGCCAAAATGGATGAACTTGATTACTTGGAATTCAATCTGGATATTGAATATGGAACTCAAGATGAATATGACGTAGAACTTGAAAGAAACA includes the following:
- a CDS encoding aspartate aminotransferase family protein, encoding MDQSGVLSGREAYIEKTPQSLEFSKSAKKIMPGGVTANIKFFEPYPTIMAKGSGAYLTDIDGNEYVDYLLSYGALMTGHGHPKILKAIQEQITNDGTLLFGTPHHLEVKMGQKIQQLYPGMEKLRYTNSGTEATLLSIRLAYAYTGKYKIAKFEGHYHGGFDQVLLSINPSVNAAGPASNPIAISESKGVDPHHFENTIILPFNDFEATKEILMIEKDEVAAVIIEPIQGGFIPAEKRFMDELRNLTTELGILLIFDEVKTGFRVSLGGAQELYEIKPDITTLGKVVGGGFPFGIVGGKKEIMDISTPSAASDVFDNSQSKASSAQDVLFHSGTYNGHPTILAAGIATIELLENEIQHVFDMTDKLKTGINQLFSTKGIESQTIGLGSIFNLVLTDRKQIRNYRDLQQSNFKLRKEIDYHLLSLGVYTKPLNRYSLSTAHGEKEIDRTLDAYEKTLNRLF
- a CDS encoding general stress protein, yielding MKTIVENAVQAKEEVEKLEMQGYSRDDIYIFAHYKEREENISDALDTEEVGMKEQGFLDSMKNLVSSRGDELRSKMEAAGLTAEEADDAEKELDHGKLVVIAKKD
- the rlmN gene encoding 23S rRNA (adenine(2503)-C(2))-methyltransferase RlmN, encoding MKKSIYGLTPEQLSDWLIAHGQKRFRAEQIWDWLYKKRVTNFSDMKNINKECIEQLEEQFVIQTLEQTVKQESADGTIKFLFRMQDGNLIETVLMKFPYGYSVCVTTQVGCNIGCSFCASGLLKKSRDLVGGEIVEQIMKVQQHLDAKELNERVSHIVVMGIGEPFDNYTNLMDFLRVVNAQKGLGIGARHITVSTSGLAHKIRDFADENLQVNLAVSLHAPNDELRTSIMKINRAFPIDKLMASIDYYLETTNRRITFEYILLNDVNDHVEEAKQLARLLANKRHLSYVNLIPYNPVDEHGQYSRSTPEAIKSFYETLKNAGINCGVRHEQGTDIDAACGQLRSKQIKKTKAI
- the hisF gene encoding imidazole glycerol phosphate synthase subunit HisF, whose amino-acid sequence is MASKRIIPCLDVDKGKVVKGRKFENIQEVADPIDLARKYVADGADELVFYDITASTDNRPLFLDTIATIAKEVPIPFIVGGGIRTLEDIQHLLDVGTDKVSINSSALDNPQFIKDAANKFGSERVILSMDVKKVGPSKWSVFSKGGRVDTGLDAIEWAVQGEELGAGELVINSIDGDGEKEGYDLELNRTIAQAVKIPIIASGGAGKMEDFEKVLTEGKSDAALAASVFHYNEINIRTLKDFLKTNELGLMDNDDRN
- the hisIE gene encoding bifunctional phosphoribosyl-AMP cyclohydrolase/phosphoribosyl-ATP diphosphatase HisIE, which encodes MTIEIESVSFDEKGLIPTIVQDSQTGKVLMLAYMNEEALTKTIETKETWFFSRSRQELWHKGATSGNRQIVKQLSFDCDSDAVLVQVEPLGPACHTGKKSCFYNTSLEVELSNREIVHEVIAEIKNRRANPIEESYTSYLFREGIDKVLKKVGEESSEVIIGAKNEDKAELTSELADLLYHSLVLMEISDVSLSDIKEELLKRRAQS
- the hisA gene encoding 1-(5-phosphoribosyl)-5-[(5-phosphoribosylamino)methylideneamino]imidazole-4-carboxamide isomerase; amino-acid sequence: MILFPAIDIRNGKCVRLIQGDYDQEIIYGDSPTDMALLWEKQGAEYIHIVDLDGAKTGDSSNRLAIQAIAKAVSIPIQVGGGIRSMEIIDEHIENGVSRIIIGTAAITNRPFLEEAVGKYGDKIAVSIDARNGMVATDGWTETSNTLATDLIKELAEIGVKTVVYTDILKDGMMQGPNFQELKEINDASSIDIIASGGVTTQNDFELLKEMNLYGAIMGKALYEGTVTLDELLGGDKNGE
- a CDS encoding TRAP transporter permease is translated as MKNVQEVDAQAILEKYDKENQFRTQIGKWAWVVTFLGVALTIFHLYTGYAGTLPTQKQGAIHLGTALGIIFLLYPAKKAWMNTQKTVPWYDLILAFSAMYVAYHKIIFFDSILQSRISGYSMPDVIISILGVLLVLEATRRTVGLPIVIVASVAILYALYGRLIPTQILSHPGFSIERLAPNLWFQESGVFGTPIQISAKFIYLFLFFGVILVHTPIGKFFNDIAFALTGRYTGGTAKAAVVASALQGTVSGSSVGNTVASGSFTIPMMKKAGFTPEFAGATEASASTGGQIMPPMMGAAAFIMMEYLGVSYATIMLAALVPAILYFTGIFIGTHFEAKRLKIYGMPKDKLPIFKDLMIKNGFMLIPLFVIIGTVMIGYTPQRAALFGILSAFLVAYVRKESRMNIREIVNVLEQGARVALPVIAAVATAGVIAGVVSITGLGSKFAAGVIALSSGHLLLALFFTMIACIVLGMGLPTTANYVVTATIAAPVLINEFAVVPLSAHMFVFYFGIVADITPPVCLAAYAGAGIAKGNPFKTGVTAVKLAIAAFIIPYVFIYNPILVLVDATPLKLLLAVSTAILGMIGVSSAVIGYFARNSRIWERVVLFSGGLMLIVPELKTSAIGFVLLAAIWFIQSKRPDEAKEQLESSAITV
- a CDS encoding TAXI family TRAP transporter solute-binding subunit, with amino-acid sequence MKQTKMRALLFLVIGLLVILSACSGGEKKNIAIGPPASETNNVSKLILKAYGIEDADYNKFQEGFGDAADGVQDGNIDVSIGILGLPAGSIESLQASSKDVKMLSLSDEAIKYIEENSGYRRLTIPKDTYDFLTEDVETVTAYAVLMGNTDTIDDELGYQMAKIMVENASENTHDQAKQMTLENALRGAEGLLIHPGAKRYYEEQGLTVDNEVAELTAKEGDRKSEFILGTGSQGGTYYPLGGEMASIWNKHIDGVNVTNTETGASVENLASIRDGHMDLGMAVHVPAGQALNGEADFKDNEVKNAAFIGHIYPEVIQIVTREKTKITSFDDLK